The following DNA comes from Lemur catta isolate mLemCat1 chromosome 19, mLemCat1.pri, whole genome shotgun sequence.
ccaccccagtgCTACGGGTTCCATGTGGGACACCCAGTGGGATCTCCCCTCTGAAATGCTGCCTCCCCTGACCAGACACTGACCTTCCCTTGGCCCCAGTACCTGCGAAGAAGGTCATGAGCAGGGCCACCCAGCCCAGGATGTAAGACCAGGAAAAGCGCCAGTCCCCGAAGCGGCGGCCGAGGAAGCTGACAGTGACTCCAGTGTAAATGGCCAAGGCCAACAAGACAAaaagggctggggagagagggcgggagggtgtgggtgggcacagggaggggtaggggtggggcctgagattggAAAAAGGGGTAGGAGTGGGCGTGGGGATAGGGGTAGGAGGAAGGGGAGGTTGAGTTGGAAGTGGGAGTAAAGATGATTATGGGgtagggttggggtggggatggggcagggtTGTGCTGTATAATAAAGATTTTGAATGGTcattgtccctggttcctgggagACTCTGAGTGCTTGGAATTTCCTGTGTAATAGGAGTGTCTTTGTTTTTCTCGAGCCCTTTGgaccacacctgagtttatgctaatgagatgagaTGACCCAGGCTGAggactggtcaccagaaagaccaaccatgtgattagagggttggagcTTTGAGCCACTATCAGCCCAACCTCTGGGGAGCAGACGGaagctggagattgagttcagtCAATGGCCAATGATTCAGTCAaacatgcctatgtaatgaaactCCAGTGAAAACCCTGGACACGGATGCTCAGTGGAGCCTCCTGTTGGGGAACACACCTATGTGCTGGGCGGGTGACCCCTAGTTACACAGGGAGAAGGCCTGGAAGTGCTGCACTTGGGGCCCTTCCCAGGCTTCTCCCCATTCATTTGCTTGGTCCTAAGTTGTATTCTCTATAATAAAACTGTAGTTGTAAGTATAGGACTTTCCTGAGTTCCATGAACTGTTCCAACAAATTTTTGAACCGAAGTGAGTCTTGGGAACCGCTAAATTTGTAGCCAATTGGTCAAAAGTGTGGGTGGCCTGGGTACCCCACTTGCAGCTTGTATCTGAGGTCGGGGCAGTCTCACTGGGGACTGTGCCCTTAACCTGTGGAGTCTGACACTAAttgtgggcatggtggtgggtgtTAGTGCCAGAATTAAATCACAGTCCACCGGTTAGTGTCAGAATAGGCTGGGACTAGAAATGGTCATGAGGTTGGTTTGGGGCGTGGGGATGGTGTTGAGAGTGAGGAGGCATAGGGAGTGAGGGTGGGGTTGAGGGGGCGGTGTGGATCGGGTTTAGAGATGGGAGTAAGAAGTGGGGAGGCGGAGTGAAAGGGGAGGGTGGGCCCACTCACTTGAGGTGAAGAATATGATGCCGGCAGAGAAGGGCCGGGAGATGCGGGAGAAGGTGGGCTGCTGAGCGAAGGCCAGGATGCCCATGATGATGCCGGAGGTGGCACACAGGGCAGACAGGATCATGAAGGCCCGGGTGGCATTCCAGTATGCTGTGGGAGCACCCCACAGTCACTCCCATGCTGCCACTGCTCTCAGTGAGGGATGCTGCTGCCTCTGGGAGGAAAATGCCTTGCCCCTCTCCATATCCCTGACCCAGTTCCTCCATCACTTCTTTGCAAATGCCTCCTTCTGcacctggcaaactcctactcatcctccaAAGCCCAGCTCCCAAGGCCCCTCCTCTAGGAAGCATTCCTTCACCCCTCAGGCATCATCTTCCCCCCTTACTTGGGGTGTGGTTCTTTTGTCTACCCCTCCAGCCTGATGGCTGCCCCctgaagacagagtctcatgaACACCTCTACCACAGGTTTGGTTTGCACATTGTCCtggagaaatgtttgttgaatgaataaataaatgaaaaaatgaatgctGATTCCTTATATCCTCCTGGTAGTCACTATCCTCTTGTACATTgttctcttccatttccttcaTACCACTTCCTCATGTCTACAACTGTcctatttatttgtctttaatttatttaaaatacctgTCTCTCCCCCACTAAATTCTCAGCTTTGTGAGGACAAGGGCCTTGCTATTTCTTTCATCGccatgtccccagcacctagtgcctggcacataacaagtgctcaataaacatgttGGATGAACAAATGTTGAGCACTGGGGACCACTCTTCTCCTGTGCTCCGCTCAGGGCTGGCCCTATAGGAGATGCTGTGGGAACAATAGTCACAATCTCATCCTCCATTTTGCAACTGCCACCTACATGCCAGGTTTGCTTCCCAGGTATGATCTTATTCCTTCCACGAGCCCTATGCTGTAAGTactattttaattcttatttgtcaggtgatgaaactgaggctcagagaggtaaagtgacttgcccgaAGTCCCATAATTAGAAGCAGGGCAGAGTTGAAACCCCGGCTCCAATGCCGACACTCTTAACTGCTTGGCTATCCCATTTCTCGAAGCACCCAGGGCAATTGTACACGTCAGGCAGAACTCGGACCCTGCCATTGAAAGGTATTATAAAAAGCCTAGGATCTTTGCAAAATTGCAATCTTTTGGGCGAGCCTAAGTGAGAGAAATTCCTGGCTATTTCTCCATGGATGTTATTATAGGTCAAATTATGCCACCTTGTcacccaaatttatatgttgaagttgtaactcccagtgcctcagaatggtaccttatttggagatggggtcattgcaaatgtaattagttaagataaggtcatGCTGTAGTAAGGTGGGCTTCTAATCCCATGACTGGTGCTCTTACATAAAAAGCGGAAGTGTGGACACAGACTTGCACACAGGAAGAGGAAGTTCTGTGATGAAGGTAGAAGCAGAGGTGGTGCATCTACCAGCCACGGAACGCCAAAGATCGCCAGCAAAGCACCAGAAGACAGTGGAGGAGGAGACATGAAACATTCTCCCCCACAGCCCTCAGGAGGagccaaccctgccaacaccttgatcttggacttctggcctctagagcTATGAGAcaaaacatttctgttgtttaagccccccaaTCTCTGGTACtttcttatggcagccctagaaaactcaGAGGTCTCTGGGTATTTAAAAGTCTGGAGGACTTATGGGGCTTGTTatagcttatttctttcttaCAATTATGCTAGGAGTGGAAAACGCAAGTGCCTTTGAGGGCTGGACACAGCTGCAAATGAGGGCAGGAGATCTGCTGGGGAGCAGGCTGGGGTAGAGGCGAGGAGGAGCTAGCCATGTATGTCCCATGTACCAATTCCCATGTCAGTGTATTGCCTCTGACATATCCCATGTCAGTGTATTGCCTCTCAGCTCCACTTTTACAGAAAACCTCCCCATTCAAATtactgtgtggtttctgtctcctgaagGGGCCATGACTGGTATACCCCATTGGAAGGGTAGCCACTGCTCATACCCAGTTGTTGTCCTGGGGCAtgcaaaatttggattttttttttctgtttttttttttttttgcaggtttttttggttgtttgttttgagacagggtctcgctctgttgccctggctagagtgcagtggcatcatcatagctcactgcaaccttaaactcctgggctcaaacggatcttctgcctcagtctcccaagtagctagaactacaagtgtgcgccaccacacccagctaatttttctattttttattttttaagagatggagtctcactcttgctcaggctggtcttgaacttctggcctcaagcaatacaccccctcagcctcccaaaatgctaggattacaggcttgagccaccgtgcttggccaggttttttttttcaaaaagagccACAAGTCTATATTTCTATGTAAAAAAATCTCCAGATTTTTAAATACTGGTAACTAATTCAGAAACTTCAAAAACACCAGGCAGACCCAATAAAACCCATTGGCAGTTGGGCTTGGACCCTGGGAATCAAGTTAATTTTGGTGAGTCACAGTTGATGAGCAAGTTAAGCCAGCTGTTTCAAATGCCCAAGGGTGAGGTATGTCCCTGAGGTTTTCGTTTTTTTGTTGATCCTGAGAATGTTGAATGGACCCAGGATTTTTACCgagcctccctctctccctgatCCCCAGCAGAGATAAGATATAGAAGTGACTCTGATCTGTCCCTTGGGACGTTCCCAGTCTGGAGCAGGAGAAAAGGTGGAAGTGTCACAAATGAGACAGCTGTGGGTGAAGTCAGGCACACTGGGCTCTGAGGTAGGCGGCCAGGGACagccctttcctcttctctccgcCTCAGTCTACCCCTGGCAAACAGGCACCAGGCTGCCTCAGGCTGGTTCAGTGGGATGGGGCCAGGGAGATCCCTGCGTGTGCCTGTCACGCCCAGGGCTCCCTGAGGGCCAGCTCCTCCTCTCACTCCCCTTCGAGAGAATGTTCGAATTTTGAGGTCAAACCTCACGTTCTCTTCCTGTATGCAGTTGAGCCACCCTTTTAGTGTTGTTGggagaagaaatagaattaatatatgtaaagtgctcagGATAGCACATAGGGCATATTGAGCGCTCAATAAATgccagatattattattattactattagtagtaataatatacaatatattatatgtTGTTAATGTAGTATGTAATATTTAGTGTAAGATATACAcaacatatatattattaatttattaattcatcacATATTTAGTGTAATATGATGTATTaggtatattatatattattaatttgttaatatataatgtatgatATGTATCATATAATATGCTATATATCTCTATGTAtctacctctctttctctctctctgtatgtgtgtgtgtgtgtgtgtgtgtataacatgGCCTGGCACGTAGTTAAGTAGTAAAAAATACTTCATCCAGTATTTAGCAAACTTAGGGCTCCTGTTGCTTCTGTATCCCCCAGTACCTAACATAGTTCTTGGTCCATAGTAGATATTTAGAAAATGCTATTCTGGCAACCCCAGCCCTAACTGCTACACCTGACACCTTCTACGTGTCAGGAAATGCCACCTCTCTTGACTTAACCTCCAAACCCGTACACCCTGTAATTACAACCAGAAAACAACCCTGAGATCCCAATTCTGCCCCTTCCATGCTGAGTGACCTCAGGCTGGTCCCTTTCCCTCTTTGAGCCACAGGGTTTTCTGTCTGGGATACAGGTGGCCCCTGGGCCCTGAAGGTCTGCCCTGCGCAGCCCAGACCCCAGCCAGAGGCTCACCGATGCTGTCCGTCTGCAGGTAGCACTTGCCGCCCAAGCAGTACCGCCACAGGCCCTGGTGAGCAAAGGCTCCCGACAGCCGGTACTGCATCCAGTGGTCTGTTGCGGTGGCCACCACCAGGAGGATGGTCCCCACCCAGGCACAGAAGAGGCCACCACCCATGAAGCTGTACATGGTGAtctgtggggaaggggagagataGGGTGGGGAGCTGGATTCCGGGTCCTGGCAGAGGAAGggactggggggggagggggctggggagtgggacACCTGTTTCCTGGGAGAAGGAGCTGGAGACCCAGACACCTGGgtcctggggaggggcctgggggcctggacccttgggtctgagggaggagaggCTGCGTTCCAGAAGCCCTGGGTCCTGGGGGAAAAGGATCCTGGGGGACCTGGAAGgatcagagggaggagggggctggggatcTGGACTTCTAGGCTCTGAGGAAGGAATGGTCCTGGATTCTCGGGTCCTAGGTGAGGAGGGGGCTAGGGGATGGGCCACCAGGTCCCTGGGAGAGAAAGGAGCTGGAAGGAGCCTAGACCCCCCCGGGAAGGAGGAGGCTGCAGAGCCCATGCCTGGTGCCTACCTGAGTGGCAGAGCCTGCCCCAAGCCCTCCTTCTGCCTCGGCCCCTCTGTGCAGACTGAGCTGAGCCAGGTTTCTGGCCTCTCTGCACCCTTGGATCCCCCAAATCCCTTAAGCCTCCCCACACAATGGCCCTGAGGCCCAGCAGCTTCCAGCAGGCAGAAATGCAACGGTGGCAGAGGCCCCCAGTGG
Coding sequences within:
- the LIM2 gene encoding lens fiber membrane intrinsic protein, encoding MYSFMGGGLFCAWVGTILLVVATATDHWMQYRLSGAFAHQGLWRYCLGGKCYLQTDSIAYWNATRAFMILSALCATSGIIMGILAFAQQPTFSRISRPFSAGIIFFTSTLFVLLALAIYTGVTVSFLGRRFGDWRFSWSYILGWVALLMTFFAGIFYMCAYRMHECRRLSTPR